A DNA window from Mya arenaria isolate MELC-2E11 chromosome 17, ASM2691426v1 contains the following coding sequences:
- the LOC128223105 gene encoding uncharacterized protein LOC128223105: MKIKFIGREMQCYNLDITYAFFLARLNMNTVTFVALALVAVVGLATAQFDGYYGYPSYPGVGPVRTGGSGLGNGGFLALIGMLVLFMALFGNNSGTSDQIILVNSTLEG; encoded by the exons ATGAAAATCAAATTCATAGGTAGAGAAATGCAATGCTACAATCTTGATATCACCTATGCTTTTTTTCTGGCCAGACTCAACATGAATACCGTCACATTTGTCGCCCTCGCCCTTGTCGCCGTGGTAGGTCTCGCCACCGCCCAATTCGACGGTTATTACGGTTACCCCAGCTACCCCGGCGTGGGCCCCGTGCGTACCGGAGGATCCGGACTCGGAAATGGCGGATTCCTCGCTC TGATCGGTATGTTGGTGCTCTTCATGGCTCTTTTCGGAAACAACAGCGGCACCAGCGACCAGATCATTCTGGTAAACTCTACCCTTGAGGGTTAA